CCACGGCTGGGACGTCAACCGTGATGGCCTGACCGGTGCGCCGCGCATCCATTTCATTGCCGGTGAGGAACGGCACGGCGCCATCGACCTGGCGGGGCGCTACCTCGGCCTCGGTGAGGCCACCCTGGTCAAGTCCGACGCCCAAGGCCGCATTCGGGTGGACCTGCTCGCCGACACCTTCGCGGACATGCCGGGCCCGAAGATTCTCTGCCTGCAGGCCGGTAACGTCCATTCCGGCTCGTTCGACGACCTCTGGGCGGCGGTCGAGGTGGGGCACGCCGCCGGCGCGTGGGTGCACATCGACGGGGCGTTCGGCCTGTGGGCTGCCGCATCCCCGCGCTACAAGTCGCTGATGGAGGGTCACGTGCGCGCTGACTCCTGGGCAACCGACGCGCACAAGACCCTGAACGTGCCCTACGACTGCGGCATCGCCATCGTCGCGCATCCCGAGGCGATGACCGGCGCATTCGGCATGCACGCCGAATACCTGCCGACCGCCGAAGCCGGCAACGCATACGATCGGGTTCCCGAGCTGTCCCGCCGTGCCCGCGGCGTGCCGGTCTGGGCCACGCTGAACGCCCTCGGACGCAACGGCGTCACCGCCCTCGTCGACGGACTCGCGGATGCCGCAGCCGCACTGGCCGCGGGCCTTCGCACACTGCCCGGGGCGAAGATCGTCAACGACGTGGTCTTCACCCAGGTGTGCTTGGCGATGGCCGATGACGCCACCACCCTCACCGTCGGTCAGCGACTCAACGACGAGGGTGTGGCGTTCGCGTCACCATCCACGTGGCGTGGCCGCGCGGTGCTGCGGTTCTCCGTCAGCAACTGGGCGACGGATGCCACGGACGTGGAACGAACCGTGGAGGCGGTTCGCCGCGCGATAACCAGTTAGCGCTAGTTGACCGGGCCGGTGTACTTCTCGCCGGGGCCCTTGCCCGGCTCGTCGGGGAACGGCGATGCCTCACGGAACGCCAGCTGAACGGTGCGCAGTCCGTCACGCAGCGCCAGCGCGTGGTGGTCGCCCAGGAAGGGCGCGGATGCGGTGACCAGCCCTGCCAAGGCGGTGATCAGCTTGCGGGCCTCATCGAGATCCGTGGCGGCGTCGCCCTCTTCGGCCAGACCACACTTCACTGCTGCGGCGCTGAGCAGGTGGATCGCGACGGTGTTGATGACCTCAACCGCCGGAACCTCAGCGATGTCGCGGATCTCATCTAGCTCGCTCATTTGTGTTTCCTCTGTTATCCTTGTGCAGGCTCCGGGGCTTATCCCCGGTACGAAAGTGGAGATTCTCCCACCCGCGCTTGACCGTTAGACAAGGTTACCGGGTAGTTACACCCCGCCCGTGCGGTCCATTTGGATCATTCGGGTAGTCAGGGTGTGAGCGCGTGAGCGTGTGTATTTCCTCTTTCGTTGACCAATCGGCGCCCGCCGACTGGTGCTGCAGCTTCGTAGAACGAGGAGATACGTATTAGCGATCCCAGAACTAACGACCGAATCCGGGTACCCGAAGTCCGACTTGTCGGACCGGCCGGAGAGCAGGTCGGCGTCGTCAAGATCGAGGTCGCTCTGCGACTCGCACAGGAGGCCGACCTGGATTTGGTGGAGGTTGCTCCCAACTCCAAGCCCCCTGTTGCCAAGATCATGGACTACGGAAAGTTCAAATACGAGGCTGCGCAGAAGGCCAAGGACGCCAGGCGCAACCAGGCGAACACGATCCTCAAAGAGGTTCGTTTCCGTCTCAAGATCGACAAGCACGACTACGAGACCAAGCGCAAGCGCGCTGAAGGGTTCTTGAAGGCGGGGGACAAGGTCAAGGCCATGATCCTCTTCCGCGGCCGTGAGCAGTCACGCCCCGACCAGGGTGTGCGCCTGCTGCAGAAGTTTGCCGAGGATGTCGCGGAGTTCGGAACAGTCGAATCGAGCCCCACCATCGACGGTCGAAACATGGTCATGGTCATTGGCCCGCTGAAGAACAAGGCGGATGCCAAGGCGGAGGCTAACGCGAAGCGTGCAAGCGAAAAAGCTCACGACAAAGCACACGACACCACACAGCACGAGACAGAACAGCACGAGACAACAGAGGAAGAAAATGCCTAAGCAGAAGACGCACTCCGGTGCCAAGAAGCGCTTCAAGCTCACCGGTTCCGGCAAGATCATGAAGCAGCAGTCCGGTATGCGCCACAACCTGGAGGTCAAGTCGACCGACCGCAAGCGTCGCTTGAACCAGGACCAGGTCGTTGCTCCGGCAGACGTCAAGTCGATCAAGAAGCTCCTCGGCAAGTAAGGATTAGAGACAAATGGCAAGAGTAAAAAGAGCGGTCAACGCCGCCAAGAAGCGTCGCGTAATCCTTGAGCGGGCCGAGGGCTACCGCGGTCAGCGTTCGCGCCTGTACCGCAAGGCCAAGGAGCAGGTCACTCACTCGCTGGTTTACAGCTACCGTGACCGTCGCGCCAAGAAGGGCGAGTTCCGTCGCCTCTGGATCCAGCGCATCAACGCCGCGTCGCGCGCGAACGGCCTGACCTACAACCGCCTCATCCAGGGTCTTGGCCTGGCTGGCGTCGAGGTCGACCGTCGCATCCTCGCCGACCTCGCCGTCAACAACCCCGAGACCTTCGCGGCTCTGGTTCAGACCGCGAAGAAGGCCCTGCCCGCCGACACCTCGGCACCCAAGGCAGACGCCGCCGCGTAAGCAGCACCTCTGCGTATGCAGAATCTCTGAACGAGAGGCCCCGACGGGCACCTGACACGGTGCCCGGTTCGGGGCCTTTCGTCTGCGCGGCCCATAAACTGGGGGCATGATCGATAATCCCCGCTCGCCCCGTGTCCGCGCGGTCGCGAAGCTGGCCAAACGGAACGCCCGGTCCGAGACCGGGCTTTTTCTGTTAGAAGGCCCCCAGGCCGTGGCGGAAGCCCTGGAATACCGTCCCGAACTGCTCATGGAGCTGTTCGCGACCCCGACCGCTCTCGAGCGGTACCCCGCGATCCGCGACGCAGCCGTGTTTGCCGAAATCGACATCGAGTTCGTGTCGGAACACGTGCTCGACTCGATGGCAGACACGGTCACGCCGCAGGGCTTCATCGCGGTCTGCCGGCAGTTTCCGACATCCCTCAAGGACATCTTCAACAATGAGCCGAAGCTCCTGGCCATCCTCGAAGAGGTGCGAGACCCCGGCAACGCCGGAACCATCATCAGGGCGGCGGATGCAGCCGGCGCCGACGCGGTGATCCTCACCGGTCGCAGCGTGGACGTCTACAACCCGAAGGTGGTGCGGTCGACGACCGGATCGCTGTTCCACATGCCGGTCGCCATCGCTGCTGATCTGGAGGCGGTGATTGAGCGGGCCAGGGCCGCAGGGATCCAGGTGATCGCCGCCGATATCAAGGGCGACGACCTGCTCGCCGCACGCGAAACCGGTGTGCTTACCGCACCGACCGCATGGCTGTTCGGCAACGAGGCCAGGGGCCTCACCGACGAGCACTATGCGCTCGCGGACAACGCGATTCGGGTGCCGATCTACGGCCAGGCCGAGTCGATGAACCTGGCGACCGCGGCATCCGTCTGCCTGTACGAGTCCGCGTTTTCGCAGCGCAGGCCTGCTGAGTAGGCGCACCGCGCGGTATCGAACGGCGCGGTATCGAGTCGCGTGGCGCGGGCCGGCCCGTGAGCGCCGTACTTTCTAACGAGCGCCGACGCCGTTTCAGCGGCGTTCGACCGTTTCCACGGCGCTCGCGCCGGCACCGCCGACGTTCCGAGGTGAGCGCGGCGTTAACGGCCGAGCGAACCCGCCGCGGCGCCCGCGCTCGGCCGATAATCGCGCGCTCGGCGACGAGGGGCTCCCGCCACCGGCGGAAGCCCCTCGATTCTGCGCGCACTCCGAGCATCGGCACTCAGTGCATGCCCGCTCGGCGCATCGGCACCTAGCGCATCGACACCAGGATCTTCACTTCGTTGTCCTTGTTGGTGATCAGACGCTCGAAGCCCTGCTCGACAATGTCGTCCACCGTGATCTTCGAGGTGATGAACGGCGCGAGGTTGACCTTGCCGCTGCGGACGAGCTCGATCGCCTCGGGGTGGTCACCCGCGTAGCCGATCGAGCTGCCGAGCACGCGGTCCCCGAACGTGAGCTCGCCGGCGATGTTGATCTCGACGGGCTTCGTGTGGATCGCGACGACCTCGAGACGGCCGCCGGCGCCCAGCACCCCGAGCAGCTGGCGCACGACCACGCCGACGCCGGCAGCGTCGAATGCGAGGTTGGCGCCCGCGCCACCGCTGTGCTCAGCAACCACGGCCTTGAGGTCTTCGGTCGAGGGGTCGACCACGACATCCGCGACGCCGGACGTGGCGGCCTTCTCGCGGCGGGCGTTCGAGACCTCGCTGACAATCGTCGTCACGCCCTTGGCCTTGAGCACGGCTGCGACGAGCAGTCCGATGGGGCCGGCGCCGCCAACCACGGCGACCTGACCCGCGGTCGCGCCGGCGTGCTTCACCGCGTGCAGCGCCACCGAGAGCGGCTCGATCAGCGCAGCCTGGTCCAGCGGCAGATCGCCCACCGGGTGCACCCAGCGCTGCTCGACGACGATGTGCTCGCTGAGCCCGCCGCCGCGGCCCGAGATGCCGATGAAGCCCATCTGCTCGCACAGGTTGTACTTGCCGGCCTTGCAGGCGGCACAGGTTCCGTCGACCATGAGCGGCTCGACGACCACCGAATCGCCCACCTTGAGGCCGTCAACGCCCTCGCCGATCTCCTCAACGACGCCGGAGAACTCGTGGCCGAGCACGACCGGCAGCGTCTCGCCGGACAGAGGATGCGGGGAGTCGACCGTCGGCGCGGGAGGCATCGGGCCCTCGTGGAACAGGTGCAGGTCGCTGCCGCAGATGCCGTTGAAAGCCGGGGCGATCTTGACGGTGCCCGGTCGAAGCTGGGGCTCGTCCACCTCCTCGACTCGAATGTCTTCCTTGCCGTAATACAGGGCAGCCTTCATTGCACAATCTCCTTCACTTGGGGACCTTGTGGGTCCCCATCCAGCCTAAGCGCGTGTCGACCGGCACTTTCGACCCCAGCGGGCGGCGCAGACCCCTAATATAAAAAAGCTCACGTTACGCCTCGGTTACAACTGCCGTGGGAGTTTGACCCTGACCGAACGTGAGTGGGAAGGTGAACCCATGGAACCACTCGTCGTGATCGACAACGTCAATAAGCACTATGGCGAACTGCACGTTTTGAAGAACATTTCCACGACCGTCGACAAGGGCGAGGTGGTCGTGGTGATCGGTCCGAGCGGCTCGGGTAAGTCCACCCTGTGCCGCGCGATCAACCGCCTGGAGACCATCGACTCCGGCACCATCACGATCGACGGCAACAAGCTGCCCGAAGAAGGCGCCGGGCTCGCGAAGCTGCGCGCCGACGTCGGCATGGTCTTCCAGTCGTTCAACCTGTTCGCGCACAAGACCGTGCTCGAGAACGTGACCCTCGGCCCGCGCCGCGTGCGTGGCAAGTCGAAGGCTGAGGCAGACAAGCGCGCCATGGAGCTGCTTGACCGCGTCGGCGTCGCCAACCAGGCGAAGAAGATGCCGTCGCAATTGTCCGGCGGGCAGCAGCAGCGCGTTGCCATCGCGCGGTCACTCGCGATGGACCCGAAGCTCATTCTGCTCGACGAGCCCACCTCGGCACTCGACCCCGAGATGATCAACGAAGTGCTCGATGTCATGGTGGGCCTCGCCCACGACGGAATGACCATGCTGGTCGTCACCCACGAGATGGGCTTTGCCCGCAAGGCGGCGAACCGCGTGCTGTTCATGGCGGAGGGCGAAATCGTCGAGGAGGCCACTCCCGAGCTGTTCTTCACCACACCCCAGACTCCGAGGGCGAAGGACTTCCTCTCGAAGATCCTCTCTCACTAACCGGTGGGCGAGACACACAGCAAGGAGACAGGCATGCGACTCAAGAAGAGTCTGACGATCGGTGCGATGGCGCTCGCCGGCGCGCTCGCACTCAGCGGATGTACCGATTCCGGCAGCACCGGCAGCCAGGCACCCGAGGTTGACGCTGAAGCAACCTTCGAGGCCGGCACCACTATGGCAGCGCTCAATGAGGCGGGCACGATCACCATCGGCACCAAGTACGACCAGCCCCTGTTCGGCCTGGCCGACCTCGAGGGCAACCCGCAGGGCTTTGACGTGGAGATCGGCAAGATCATCGCCGCCGAGCTCGGCATCACCGAGGACAAGATCAAGTGGACCGAGACCGTGTCGGCCAACCGCGAGCCGTTCATCCAGAACGGTGACGTCGACCTGGTGATCGCCACCTACACCATCAACGACACCCGCAAGCAGGTCATCGACTTCGCCGGCCCGTACTACGAGGCAGGCCAGGACCTGCTGGTTCTCGCGGGCAACCCCGACAAGATCGAAGGCCCCGAGTCGTTCAAGTCCGACCCGAACCTCAAGGTCTGCACCGTGACCGGGTCCACCTCGCTCACCAACATCAGCGCCTACACGGCGAACGTGCTGCAGGCGGAGACCTACTCGGCGTGCCTGGAACCGCTGCGCAACGGTGAGGTTTCGGCCGTCACCACCGACAACGTGATCCTCGCGGGCCTTGCCGACCAGAACCCCGACGAGTTCGAGGTTCTCGACAAGCCGTTCACGGCTGAGCCTTATGGCATCGGCCTGAAGAAGGGCGATGACGCGTTCCGTACGTTCATCAACGACACCCTGGAGGCCTCCTTCGAGGACGGCCGCTGGGCCGACGCGTGGGAAGCCACCGCAGGCAAGGTGCTGGAGACGCCGGAACCCCCGGCAGTCGACCGCTACTAAGCAAACAACCCCAGTGGTGGCCCGCCCGGTCTGCATGACCTGGCGGGCCATCACCCCGCAACACAGTAAAGAAGAGGAGGTGTGCCGATGGACGCGATCATCCAGTTTTTGCCAGACTTCGCCTGGGCATTCCTGACCACCCTTAGCCTCCTCATCTACGCGGGAATCGGCGCCACGGTACTCGGCGTGCTCATCGCGGCGATGCGCATCTCGCCCGTTGCGTCGTTCAGAACGTTCGCCACGGCGTACACGGAGCTGCTCCGCAACATCCCGTTGACGCTCATCCTGTTCTTCTGCGCGTTCGTGCTGCCGTACCTGCAGGTCGACCTCAGCTACTACACACTGGCGCTGATCGGCCTCACCGCGTACACCTCCCCGTTCATCGCCGAGGCGATTCGCTCCGGCATCAACGGAGTCCCGGTGGGTCAGGCCGAGGCGGCACGCAGTATCGGCCTCCCGTTCGCGCAGGTTCTCTCACTGGTGGTGTTGCCGCAGGCCATCCGCATGGTGATCCCGCCGCTGATCAACGTGTTCATCGCCCTCACCAAGAACACGTCCGTCGCCGGCGCGTTCTTCGTGGTCGAGCTGTTCTCGGTGGCTCGCACCGCCTCGAACGAGCGCGGCGACGAGGTCATCGCCATCCTGGCCGCGACCGCAGCCCTGTATCTCGTGATCACCATCCCGCTCGGAATCCTCGCCGGCCGGGTCGAGAAGAAGGTGGCGGTGCTCCGATGACCTCGATTCTCTACGACGCCCCGGGACCCCGCGCCCGCCGACGCTCCGTTCTGTTCTCCATCGTCGGAGCCATCGTGATTGTCGGTGGGCTGATCGCCCTCATCGCCGCTCTTGCCGCTCCGCGCATCTCCGCCAATGGTGTGGAGACCCCCGGCATGTTCGACGCCTCACGCTGGGACATCTTCCTGGATGTCGCGGTGTGGCGGTTCATCGGTGAAGGCGTGTTGGCCACCTTGCGGATGGCGGCCGTCGCCGCGGTCTTCGCCATCATCATCGGCATCCTGTTCTCCTTCGGCCGCGCCGCAGCGCGCGCCTGGATCCGGGTGCCGGTGTCGGTGCTGCTCGAGTTCTTCCGCGGCATGCCCGTGCTGCTGATGATCCTGTTCACCCTGCTGGTCTTCGGCGTTGCGCCGTTCTGGGCTGGCGTGTCCGCACTCGCGGTCTACAACGGCGCGATCATCGGCGAGGCGCTGCGAGCCGGAATTCAGTCGCTGCCCAAGGGGCAGCGCGAGGCCGGACTCTCGATCGGACTCACCCCGCTGGCCACCCGCTTCCGCATCGAGTTCCCTCAGGCATTCCGGCAGATGCTGCCGATCATCCTGGCCCAGCTGGTCGTCCTGCTGAAGGACACCGCGCTGGCGTACATCGTCGGATACCCGGAACTGCTGCGCACCACCACGCAATACATCGCCAACTCGGTGGGCAACCGCTACTTCTTCTCGTTGTTCTTCGTGGCTCTCGCGATCTACCTGGCGATGAACCTGACGCTGTCCTGGTTCGCGCGCTTCGTCGCCCGTCGCACAGGTCCGAAGCTGGGGGCGGTGGCGCCGGATGCCGACAAGACCATTGGTCTTGAGGGGACGCAGGCGATCACCATGCAACGGCCCACGGACAGGAGCGGACGCTAGCCCCACTAAACTTGGGGCTTGTGTCAGAAGCGAACCTCATCTCCGACCAGGCCGTGGCCGCGGCCGTTGACGCCGCGATCGCGGCGATCACGGCGGCAACGGATTCCGCAGCGCTGAAGCAGGTGCGCGCCACTCATCTCGGTGAGGCATCGCCGCTCGCGCAGTTCAACGCGCAGCTGCGCGACGTTCCCGCCGACCAGAAGGCCGCAACCGGCAAGCTGGTCGGGCAGGCACGCGGGCGGGTGACGCAGGCGTTTACCGTCCGCGAAGCCGAGATCGTGGCTGAAGAGGAGACGGCGAGGCTCGCCGCGGAAGCAGTGGATGTCACGGCCGTCGCCACCCGATGGACCCCCGGTGCGCGTCATCCGCTCACCCTGTTGATGGAAGAGATGTCGGACATCTTCGTCGCCATGGGCTGGGAGGTGGCGGAAGGCCCAGAGCTCGAGAACGAATGGTTCAACTTCGACGCCCTGAACTTTGACGAGGACCACCCGGCACGCGCCACCCAGGACACCTTCTTCGTCGACCCGGTCGAGAAGCACCTGCTGCTGCGCACCCACACCTCGCCGGTGCAGGTGCGTGCCCTGCTCGGCCGTGAACTGCCGGTCTACATCGTGGCCCCCGGCCGCGTCTACCGCAGCGACGAACTCGACGCCACGCACACCCCGGTGTTCAACCAGCTCGAAGGCATCGCCATCGACAAGGGCCTCACCATGGCGCACCTGCGCGGCACCCTCGAACACCTGGCCCGTGCCATGTTCGGCGAGGGCGCGAAGATCCGGCTGCGCCCCAACTACTTCCCGTTCACGGAACCGAGCGCTGAGATGGATGTCTGGCAGCCGAACGCCAAGGGCGGTGCGCGCTGGGTCGAGTGGGGTGGCTGCGGCATGGTCAACCGCAACGTGCTGCGCGCGGCGGGCATCGACCCGGACGAATACCAGGGCTTCGCCTTCGGCATGGGCATCGAACGCACGCTGCAGTTCCGCAATGGCATGAACGACATGCGTGACATGGTCGAAGGCGACATCCGCTTCTCTCAGCAGTTTGGAATGGTTCTCTAATGCGCGTCCCGGTTTCCTGGCTCCGTGAATTCGTCGACGTGCCCGCGGAGGCGACCGCCGAAGACATCCAGGCGGCGCTGGTGCGCGTCGGCCTGGAAGAGGAAGCGGTGCACCGCGCCGAACTCAGCGGACCGATCGTGGTCGGTCAGGTGCTCGAGTTCGCCGACGAACCGCAGTCCAACGGCAAGACCATTCGGTGGTGCCAGGTGGATGTCTCGGCCAACGGCGAACGCGACATCCGCGGCATCGTCTGCGGCGCCCACAACTTCCTCGTCGGCGACAAGGTGGTGGTGTCACTGCCCGGCGCCGTGCTGCCCGGCCCGTTCCCCATCTCGGCGCGCAAGACCTACGGGCATGTGAGCGACGGTATGATCGCCTCCGCCCGCGAGCTCGGCCTCGGCGACGAGCACGACGGCATCCTGCGCCTCACCGAGATCGGGCTCGACCCCGAGACCGGCCTCGACGCGGTGGCGCTGCTCGGCCTGGACGACTACGCCTTCGAGGTGAACGTCACCCCCGACCGCGGCTACGCCCTCTCCATTCGCGGCATCGCCCGCGAGTACTCCAACTCCACCGGGGCCGCCTTCCGCGACCCCGCACACACCCCGACGGTCACCGCGATCGCGCGCACCGCCACCACCGAGACCTTCCCGGTGACGGTCCACGACGAGGCGCCGGTCCGCGGCCGCGTCGGCTGCTCGGCGTTCGTCACCCGCGTGGTCACGGGCATCGACGCGAGCCGGCCGACGCCGGCCTGGATGATCACCCGGCTGAAGCTCGCCGGCGTGCGCTCCATCTCACTGGCCGTCGACATCACCAACTACGTGATGTTCGAGCTCGGCCAGCCGATCCACGGGTACGACCTCGACAAGCTCACCGGCGGCATCACCGTGCGCCGCGCGGCGCCGGGGGAGCGCATCACCACCCTCGACGACGCCACCCGCACGCTGCACCCAGAAGACCTGCTGATCACCGACGAGTCCGGCCCGATCGGGCTGGCCGGCGTGATGGGCGGGGCCGCAACCGAGATTTCGGATGCCACCACCTCGGTGCTGATCGAAGCGGCGAACTTCGACCCGGTGTCGATCGCCCGCACCGCCCGCCGGCACAAACTGCAAAGCGAAGCGTCCAAGCGCTTCGAACGCGGCGTCGACCCGCTGGTGGCGGATGCCGCCGCGGCCCGCGTCGCCGAGCTGCTCGTCGAACTGGGCGGCGGCACCCTGGCGCCGATCGGCTCCCGGCTGTACACCGCAGCGGAGCCCACGCCGATCACCCTCCGCGACGGCTTCATCGCCTCGATCATGGGCGTCGCATACAGCGACGACGAGGTGCGCGGCTCGCTCGAAGCGATCGGCTGCACCGTCGACCGGGTGGAGGGCGCCGTCCTCGCCACCCCGCCGAGCTGGCGCCCCGACCTCAGCGACGAACCCACGCTCGCCGAAGAGGTGGCCCGCATCGTCGGCTATGACCGCATCCCGTCTGTGCTGCCCGTTGCGCCGCCTGGGCGCGGTCTCACCCGCGCCCAGAAACTGCGTCGCGCCGCTGCCACCGTGCTCGCCGCGGGCGGCGCCACCGAGATTCAGGCGTACCCGTTCCTGTCCGAGGCCACGCACCGCCGGTTCTCGGACGACGCCCCCGCCGTGCGCCTGGCCAACCCGCTCGACGGGGAGGAACCGCTGCTGCGGCGCACCCTGCTGCCCGGGCTGGTGGCCGCCGCTCGCCGCAACCTCTCCCGCGGGCTCACCGACCTGGCCCTGTTCGAGGTCGGCACGGTGTTCCTGCCCGACGCCGGAGTGTCCTATGGCAGCGGGCCGCTGCCGGTCGGCAACGCCCGGCCAGACGACAGCCGGCTCGCCGAGCTGAACGGCGGCATCCCGCCGCAGTCCTGGCACGTGGCGGCACTGTTCCTCGGCGACCGCATCCAGAAACAGCCCGGCATCCGCCCGGTGTCCTCGTCGCTTGCCGACGCGATCACCGCCGCCCAGCAGCTGTCGCTGGCGTTGGCGGTCCCGATCCGGATCGAGCAGGGCAACCACACCGCCATGCACCCGGGACGCACCGCCGAGATCTTCGTCGGCGACACCGTCGTCGGCGTCGCCGGTGAGCTGCTGCCTGCGCTGTCCGAGGAGCTCGACCTGCCGCGGGTCGTCGCGGCGCTCGAGCTCGACCTGGACGCGCTCATCGAGCACGGCCGCCGCGAGGTCAGCACCACGCCGATCGTCGGGTTCCCGGCCGCCACCCAGGACCTCTCCCTGGTCGTGCCGGCGGATGTCCCGGCCGCCGACGTGCTCCGCGCCGTCGTCGAGGGAGCCGGCGACCTGCTCGAGGACGTCCGGCTGATCGACGACTACCGCGGCACCGGGGTGGCCGAGGGCACCAAGTCGCTGACCTTCGCGCTGCGCTTTCGCGGCCAGGACCGCACGCTCACCGCCGCGGAGGCGAGCGACGCCAAGCTCGCCGGCGTGGCGGTCGCCGTAGAGCGGTTCGGAGCCACCCTTCGTGAATAGTCGCCGCCCCGCGGGGGTCGATTTCCGTGGCGGCTGCGCGCGCCACTATGGTGGTCGAGTGGACAACCCCCGCGTGGCAGAGCTCCGACGTGACCGTCGAGTCGTTCGCGTGCGCCGATTCTCGGCGACGTCGCACCGCTGATTTCGTCAGCAGGACTGCCGCGTCGCCGCCCCGGCCCCGTGTCCATTCGATCCTCATTAAGGTAGAGACATGTCTCTTTCCGTTGCCGTTGCTGGTGCCAGCGGCTACGCGGGTGGTGAAGTGCTGCGTCTGCTGGCAGCCCACCCCGATGTCACCATCACAACCGTCACAGCCCACTCCAACGCGGGGCAACCGCTCATCCAGGTGCAACCGCACCTGCGGTCGCTCGCGCACCTGACCCTGGTGGAAACCACGCCCGAGAACCTGTCGGGGCACGACGTGGTGTTCGTCGCACTGCCGCACGGCAAGTCGGGAGAGCTCACCGAGCACCTCGGCGACGACACCCTGGTCATCGACTGCGGCGCCGACCATCGCCTCACCGACGAAGCCGACTGGGCGAAGTACTACGGCGGCGAGTTCTACGGGGCCTGGACCTACGGCCTGCCCGAGCTGCCGCTGCGCGCCGGCGGCCGGCAACGCGACAACCTGCTCGGCGCGAAGCGCATCGCGGTTCCCGGCTGCAACGTCACCGCCATCACCTTGGGGCTTGCCCCCGGCATCCAATCCGAAGTGATCCGCTCGGACGACCTCGTGGCCGTGCTTGCCGTGGGCACCTCCGGTGCCGGCAAGAGCCTGAAAACGCACCTGCTGGCCAGTGAGATCCACGGATCCGCGGCACCGTACGCGGTGGGCGGCAGCCACCGGCACAACCCCGAGATCCGGCAGAATCTCACCGCGGCCGGCGGCGAGGGCGTCAGCGTCTCGTTCACGCCGGTGCTGGTTCCGATGTCGCGCGGCATCCTCGCGACCTCGACCGCCGTGCTGCAGCCGGGAGTGAGCGCCGCCGACGTGCGTGCCGCCTGGCAGCTCACCTATGCCCACGAGCCGTTCGTGCACCTGCTGCCGGAGGGCGAGTTTCCGAAGACCGCCGACGTGCTCGGCTCGAACTCGACGCTGATCGGCCTCGCGGTCGACGAGGCAGCCGACCGGGTCGTGGTGATCTCCGCGATCGACAACCTGGTCAAGGGCACCGCCGGTGCGGCCGTGCAATCAATGAACCTCGCGCTCGGCCTGCCCGAGACGACTGGACTTCCGATGGATGGAGTGGCCCCGTGACCGTAACGGCAGCGAAAGGGTTCCGCGCCGCCGGCGTGACCGCCGGCCTCAAGACCAGCGGAGGCAAAGACCTCGCCCTCATCGTCAACGACGGACCGAACAAGGCCGCCGCGGCCGTGTTCACCAGCAACCGGGCGCAGGCCAACCCCATCATCTGGTCAAGGGAAGCCATCAAGGACGGCACCGTCGACGCGGTGGTGCTGAACT
This Salinibacterium sp. ZJ450 DNA region includes the following protein-coding sequences:
- a CDS encoding pyridoxal-dependent decarboxylase, which translates into the protein MIDDVAERAKRWLENIDDRPIPAEATIDQVKAALGHTLRDTGADPSAVIDRLVSAVEPGLMTMQSPRFFGWVIGGTQPVALAADWLVSTWDQNAGMRAPTPGVFAAEELAGEWVLDLLGLPATAAVSFVTGATMANFVGLAAGRQYVLADHGWDVNRDGLTGAPRIHFIAGEERHGAIDLAGRYLGLGEATLVKSDAQGRIRVDLLADTFADMPGPKILCLQAGNVHSGSFDDLWAAVEVGHAAGAWVHIDGAFGLWAAASPRYKSLMEGHVRADSWATDAHKTLNVPYDCGIAIVAHPEAMTGAFGMHAEYLPTAEAGNAYDRVPELSRRARGVPVWATLNALGRNGVTALVDGLADAAAALAAGLRTLPGAKIVNDVVFTQVCLAMADDATTLTVGQRLNDEGVAFASPSTWRGRAVLRFSVSNWATDATDVERTVEAVRRAITS
- a CDS encoding DUF1844 domain-containing protein, yielding MSELDEIRDIAEVPAVEVINTVAIHLLSAAAVKCGLAEEGDAATDLDEARKLITALAGLVTASAPFLGDHHALALRDGLRTVQLAFREASPFPDEPGKGPGEKYTGPVN
- the infC gene encoding translation initiation factor IF-3, whose amino-acid sequence is MSDPRTNDRIRVPEVRLVGPAGEQVGVVKIEVALRLAQEADLDLVEVAPNSKPPVAKIMDYGKFKYEAAQKAKDARRNQANTILKEVRFRLKIDKHDYETKRKRAEGFLKAGDKVKAMILFRGREQSRPDQGVRLLQKFAEDVAEFGTVESSPTIDGRNMVMVIGPLKNKADAKAEANAKRASEKAHDKAHDTTQHETEQHETTEEENA
- the rpmI gene encoding 50S ribosomal protein L35; this translates as MPKQKTHSGAKKRFKLTGSGKIMKQQSGMRHNLEVKSTDRKRRLNQDQVVAPADVKSIKKLLGK
- the rplT gene encoding 50S ribosomal protein L20, with product MARVKRAVNAAKKRRVILERAEGYRGQRSRLYRKAKEQVTHSLVYSYRDRRAKKGEFRRLWIQRINAASRANGLTYNRLIQGLGLAGVEVDRRILADLAVNNPETFAALVQTAKKALPADTSAPKADAAA
- a CDS encoding RNA methyltransferase — its product is MIDNPRSPRVRAVAKLAKRNARSETGLFLLEGPQAVAEALEYRPELLMELFATPTALERYPAIRDAAVFAEIDIEFVSEHVLDSMADTVTPQGFIAVCRQFPTSLKDIFNNEPKLLAILEEVRDPGNAGTIIRAADAAGADAVILTGRSVDVYNPKVVRSTTGSLFHMPVAIAADLEAVIERARAAGIQVIAADIKGDDLLAARETGVLTAPTAWLFGNEARGLTDEHYALADNAIRVPIYGQAESMNLATAASVCLYESAFSQRRPAE
- a CDS encoding 2,3-butanediol dehydrogenase, with protein sequence MKAALYYGKEDIRVEEVDEPQLRPGTVKIAPAFNGICGSDLHLFHEGPMPPAPTVDSPHPLSGETLPVVLGHEFSGVVEEIGEGVDGLKVGDSVVVEPLMVDGTCAACKAGKYNLCEQMGFIGISGRGGGLSEHIVVEQRWVHPVGDLPLDQAALIEPLSVALHAVKHAGATAGQVAVVGGAGPIGLLVAAVLKAKGVTTIVSEVSNARREKAATSGVADVVVDPSTEDLKAVVAEHSGGAGANLAFDAAGVGVVVRQLLGVLGAGGRLEVVAIHTKPVEINIAGELTFGDRVLGSSIGYAGDHPEAIELVRSGKVNLAPFITSKITVDDIVEQGFERLITNKDNEVKILVSMR
- a CDS encoding amino acid ABC transporter ATP-binding protein, coding for MEPLVVIDNVNKHYGELHVLKNISTTVDKGEVVVVIGPSGSGKSTLCRAINRLETIDSGTITIDGNKLPEEGAGLAKLRADVGMVFQSFNLFAHKTVLENVTLGPRRVRGKSKAEADKRAMELLDRVGVANQAKKMPSQLSGGQQQRVAIARSLAMDPKLILLDEPTSALDPEMINEVLDVMVGLAHDGMTMLVVTHEMGFARKAANRVLFMAEGEIVEEATPELFFTTPQTPRAKDFLSKILSH